The sequence CCATTAGATTCGTTAAGTGGTAAATTAAGTCTGAGCAACAAGAACACGTTAGCCGGTTTAAGCCGGGTTCAGCAGATCAAAAAAATGAAGAATTACGTGTTCATGGTTAAAGTATACTAAGCAGGTTTATCCTGCAAAACCATACAGAGAGACGTAAGCATTTGCGTCTCTTTTTTTATGTGATTAAATTTGGCGATATGTTAAAATACCTTTTGATATTTTTTTGTGTAATAGGGTGCAGCCAGGTAAAGGCCCAATCTACAGCAAACGATCCCGCGCGCGATGAGTTTATCGATGACATGGCCAAATTTGCCAAAAAACAAAGTTTTGTGCAGGAGATCCCGAGGTTTAAAGGCGGCGCCGGCGATCTGTACGATTACCTGCAAAGCCATATTATCTACCCGCCCGAAGCAAGAAAAGAGCAGTTATCTGCACAGGTATTCGTTTCTTTTTTAATTGACTGGAAAACCGGTTTGCCAAAAGAAGTAAAGATAGTGCAAAGCAGCAACAAGATTTTCGAGGCGGAGACCTTACGCCTGATCAAAGCCATGCCCGCCTGGACACCCGCCAAACAAAACGGTACAAGCGTAGGGATGATCCTTACCATCCCCGTTTATTTTCATCTTGATTAATATTAAACAGCCGCGGTATAATACTCTTCCTTTTCGGTAGTGTGGATGCTGATAACACCCGAAAGGATCAGGTTTACTAATATGCGTTGCGCGTTTTTACGGCTGATGGTAAGTAGTTTGCAAAACTCCTTAATGTCAATACGGCTATTATGCTCAAGGTATTGCATCAGGGTTTGCTCATTGGCCGAGTAGTTGATCAGTACGCCTTGCTCTTCTGCCGAACGTTTCAGCACATCAACCACAATTTTGCTGGCCAGTACGCTTTTATCTTTTACACGCACATATACCCACCATTTGCCATCTTCACCAAGGGCGTAATGGGGTTTGGTGGTACTGTTTTCTATATTGACGATCAGCACCAGCTTATCATCAACATATACTTCCTCAAAAACAGGCTCAAGCGCCGGGCGGATAAAAAAGTTGGCCGCCCTGGTGATCATGTATTTCTCTTCTTCCTCAAACTTTACGCCCTTTATGCTGCCGTCATCGGCCACGCCAATTAGCAAGCGGCCGCCCTGGTTATTGGCAAAGGCCACCATGGTTTTGGCTATCTTTTCGCAGCGCGTTATGGTTTTTTTAAAGTCTAAGGTTACCCCTTCGCCCTCAAATATCAGCTTCTTGATATTCATCTTCAGTTTCCTCTTAGTTCTGTTGGGTAAGATAAGGCGAAAATATTTCCATCCATCTTTCCGGTTTGCTGATAACGGTGAACCCAAATTGCTCGTACAGGCCATGCGCATCGGCCGTAGCCAGCGACCATCGCCTTAAACCCTGCAGGTCGGGATGCGCCATAATGGTTTGCATCAGCCATTTGGAAAGCCCCATACCACGGTACTCATCCAAAACAAACACATCGGCAATGTACGCAAAAGTTGCTTTATCAGTGATTACCCGTGCAAAGCCAATTTGCTTTTTTACATCATAAATACCAAAGCACAGCGCGTTATCTATCGATAGGCGCAGTCTTTCAGGTGGTATGCCTTTTGCCCAGTACGAGTCGTTTTGCAGGAAGTTGCAGATCGTATCAAAATCGAGTAAACTGTTATCGGTTGAGATATGAAAACCTTTTGCGGTTAGTTCGGTAGCGTCCATTTTAGTTTAATTTACGGGCGTAAGCTTCGGTTTGTACAGTTACACATAGCTCACCTTGTGTATTGAAGATCTCAACGGTAAAGGTTTTAATAAACTTACCTTCGGTCATCAGCATGTGCTCGGCTTCGGCAATGGTAGCGTCATCCAGCATAATATCAAAATGTAAATGGGTTGTGGCGGGCTTTAAATATTGTATCTGTGCCGATTTAAGCCAAACGATAACCTGGTGGCCCCGGCGCAAAAATAATTGATGGAAAAGCAGGGGGTAAAAAGGATCGGCAGCGGCAAAGAGCGTTCCCCCGAAAATAGAGTTATTATAATTTTTATTGAAGATACTTTTCCTGATATTTACACTAACGCCCTTAAAACCAGGTGCAAACGATTTTACCCAGATACGCTGGAAAAACAATGGCGGATAGAAACGGATTGCCCATTTTAAAGTTTTTTCGGATACGATCATGGCGGTTAAATATCATAAAAAAAATAATGAAAGCCCAAATTTGTTAATTAAGCACACTGGTATAAATAGCTTAATGATTTGCTGTTTTAGCATACCAGCCATAGCTGCTTATTGATTTGTTTAGCAATAAATATAAATATTAAATGTTCGAAAGAATACGGTCTAAAGTTGTTGATAACAAGGGTCTTGCAGCTTTAAGGGCTCAAAATCAGCAAAAGAAAATTGTTTTTTGCAGTGGATGTTACGATATCCTGCAATCTGGTCACGCGGTATTTTTTAATCACGCCCGCCAGTTTGGCGATATATTGGTGGTAGGAGTGGGCCGCGATGCTACGCTTACTGCCTTAAAAGGTCCGGGCAGACCCGTTAATCCCGAAAATAACCGTGTTTATTTAGTTGCCGCCTTACAGGATGTAGATTACGCCGTATTGAACGACCATACTATTGGTGCCGGTAAAATAGACTTTAAGGAGGTGTTGACCGCCTTGCGTCCCGATATATTTATTTTGAACGATGACGATTCGGCCATTGCCATCAAACAGCAAATGTGCGATGAATTGGGGATAACCATACAATTGGTTGGCCGCGATGTACCGCCCGAATTAAAGGCCACATCTACATCGAACATTATTAACAAGATCAACCACTCGTACAAAGCAGCGCTTCGTATCGATTTTTCGGGCGGATGGACGGACGTGCCTTATATTATGCATGGCAAAAAGGGCTATGTATCAAACGTGGCCATTAAGCCGGTTATCGAACTAAAGAACGGTAACTTCAATTTTTCAGGTTATCCGCGTGGCAGCGGTTTAAGTACCTCTACCGCGGTGAAACTGCTGGAGTTGATCAGCGCGAGGAATTATAATGCCGAGGCCAAAACACTTACCGATATTGCCGAAGACCTGTTTAACCTTGAAAATAAAGAATTAAACTGGGCCATCGGCCGCCAGGATCAGTACGGCATTGTATTTGGCGGTTTCCATTGTTTTGAATCAGGTGACGATTATTCTAAGCCGATTGAAGTGGCCGTATCTAAAGAAACACTTGAAGGCTTCCGTAAAAACCTGTTACTGTTGCATACAGGTATTTCGCGCAACGCGCAGTCGGCAGTAGAGCAGGTATACGAGAACCACGACACACCTGAAGGCCGCGAAGCGCTGGATATTATAGGCGACTGCGGCTACAAGTTCGCGCACGCGCTTGCCGGTGCCGATTATATGGAATGCGCCCGCTTAATGGAGCGTAACTGGAATGCCCAAAAACAATTGGCCAGCGCCAGCACCAACGAAACGCTTGACCAAATGTATGCTTTCGCTAAAGAGAACGGTGCACACGGCGGCAAAATATGCGGCGCGGGTGGCGGTGGTGCATTTGTGTTTTATTGCCAGGATCCGTTTGAACTGAAACAGGCTATGAAGCGCAAGTTTGTTGATTGCTTTGAGATAGATTTTGAGTTTGAATACAGCAATATCAAGCAACTTAATTCGCTATAAATTTAAAATATACTGCGGCAGCGGGAGTTTAATTTGAGATATATTTGTATTTTTCTGTAACTTTTTTGCTTAATATGAAAAATACATAAACAAAGACTTCTTTAAGCGGGTTATTAAGCTATAAATGCTATTAATTCACTTATCAGAAGACCATGAAAAAGCAAATTTTAAGTTTCGCCATAGTCGCGACAATGATCGGTTCAATTGCAGCGGGCTGCAGTTCCGGGAAATCTGCCAGCAGTAGTGCAGATAGCGTAAAAAAGGATTCGATGGCTACCATGAGTGCCCCTAAGGACACGATGATGAAAACCGATACCACAAAGCGGGATACCACCAAGACCCCGCCAAAAATGTAAGTTAAACACAAACAAAACAGGCCCGATAACCGCGGGCCTGTTTTGTTATGCAAAGTTTTATAGTTTTAAACCTTTGCTACTTCCTTTATCTTTTTAACGGCCCTTGTTAAGGTGTTTGTTTTTGCCAGGCATCCAGGCGTTTGGTAATTGATTGATCGCTAATACTGCCCTTATTCAAGGCCAAAACCTCTGCATATATTTCTAAAAGCTTCATTACTTTTCTGCACTTCGCTGTATTTAGCCAGGAACAATTCATCCTGCATACCGCTGCGTTTTAAGGCCGATCGGTTAGCGTATTGATAGATTATGGTATCAGACATGGGGTAGAGATCCTGTTGTATAGGTGCCATCTAAAATACATAGAAATACCTTATTTAAAACACCTGTAACTAATTAATTGCAGGCATAGTTACGTTATCCCGAATGCCCGGAGCAAGCCATTGGCAAACCTTGCGGCCCGAATTTTGTTGTAGAATAGATCATCGTTGAATGATGATCCTATGAAAAAATAAAAGACCTATGAAACTGAAATTTATATTGCCGGCCTTGGCTCTAACGGCTGTGCTGGCGCAAGGTTGCGTAAGCAACAAAAAGTATGCGGAGCTGCAAGCCAGCTACAATAAGCTACAGGACGATACCCGCGACCTGAACGTAAAATATCAAACCAGCCAGCAACAATTATCCGGAGCAAACAGTCGGGTTAAGAGTTTGGAAGACCAGATAGCCGAGGCAAGAAGAAACCAATCGGCCTTACAAGCAGCTTTAGATAAATGTTTGGCATCGGGCAGCCAGGGGAATATGAACGTATCTAAACTGGTGGACGAGATCAACGCATCGAACAAGTACATTAAGCACCTGATCGAAGTAAAAAGTAAAAGCGACTCGCTTAACATGGTGCTGACCAATAATCTTACCCGCTCATTAAGCCGCGAGGAGATGAAGGATGTGGATGTGCAGGTGCTGAAAGGCGTGGTTTATATTTCGTTGTCGGATAATATGCTTTATAAATCGGGCAGCTATGAGATCTCGGACAAAGCCGGCGCTACGCTGAGCAAAATAGCCAAGATCATTATGGATTACCAGGGCTACGATGTGCTGATTGAAGGTAATACCGATAATGTGCCGATCATGCAAACCAATATCCGTAATAACTGGGACCTGAGCGCGCTGAGGGCATCTTCGGTGGTGCAGGCGCTGCAAAAGAATTATAATGTAGATCCTAAACGATTGACAGCCGGCGGCCGTGGCGAGTACAACCCGCTAACGGATAATACCACCGATGCCGGTAAAGCCCGTAACAGGCGCACGCAAATTATCATCACACCAAAACTCGATCAGTTTATGGAGTTGATAGGTAAAGCGCCTGCAACCGCTACTGAACAGAAGTAATGCAAGCCTTAAGCAAAAAGAAGGGGGGCGACTAATTAGTCGCCCCCCTTCTTTTTGCTTAATAATTCGTCATTCTGAACGTAGTGAAGAATCCCAAACTGTGCATTGCTGCCCTGCTTACCGGGGATACTTCACTGCCTTCAGTATGACGTTTGGAAGATCAGTGCCCATGCACCTTTTCACTGGTCAGTAAAGTAACACCATCGGGGAAATTCTCCACACCGTTGGCAAAGCTGTCATGGTCAATATTCATGCGTTCGTTCTCGATATAAATGTGCGAGCCGGCTACTTTAAAGTTACCTTTAATAGTAAATACCGGGTCGGGGTGTTGCGAGTGGATCTCGTTGGTGATATGGCTCGACAGGCCGGCATATTCGTGCCTGTCTAATTGATAAACATCCAACATGGGTTCGGCATGATTGGCATGATACAACCTTATACGATTGGGTTCGGTTACGGTATGAACATCCGCGCCATCCTGCACCATATTGCCGGTAACACGCACCGGGTGGTGGTCATCAACCGTATGGATATCCGCGTCTATTACCAACTCCTGGTCGGGCGAGCCATGGTTTTTATGGTAAAAACTACGGATGGTTAAAAATACAGTGCTGCTATCACCATCGTTATAGCTAATAGTACGGTGGTTACTCAAAAATACATTGGTGCCAAAAATGAATGCGTGTTTCATACTGTAATGCTTTATGGTTAATTGGTTAACTATTAGGATAAGTAGTATAAATGTATAAATGTTTTTGTGTAAACAGAAATAGTTGATAGTTAAATATTTAGATAAAATATGCTTAAACAGGCACTATTGTTGTGCTATTTGTAAGGTGATGGAAGCATCGTTATAAATTAATATTCATCTAAAACAAACTTTATGAAAACGCAACAGGATACAAAGAAGAGTGGAAACATGCAGGGGCAGACAACATCAGACAGGGCTTTCAATAAGCAACGCGAAGATCAGAAGCAGCAGGGTATCAGCAATGCCGGCGGGCAACAGTCGTTCCAAACATCAAGTAAAGATAGTATGCACAAGCCCGGGCATAAAAATCATAAAAAATAATTGCTTCAGAAAACGCCTCACCGAAAACGTGAGGCGTTTTTGTTTGGTAAACAGTTACATAACGTGGTTGCTGTAAAAACATAAATTAAATAAAAAGCTTTTTATACTTTTGGTGTAACATCATTTCAACAATCCTCGTCAAACAAAACAAAAAGCAAGCTATGAAAACTCTAAAACTTAAAATATTATTAGCCGGTTTGGCATGTGTTACAGCGTTTAGTTCGTGCATGATGAATTGCGTGCATGGCTCGGGTAATCAAATAACCGAAAGCAGGAAAGTGGCCGATTTTACCAGTATCGATATATCTGGCGGTTATGACATTGTGTTGAAGCAGGATAGTTCCTTATCCCTGAAGATAACCGCTGATGATAATGTGATGCAATACCTGCGCACCGAAGTGAACGGCGATAAGCTGAAGATCAATACTAAAAAAAATATCTGCGCTAAAAAAGCCATTTCTGTGGTTATCGGTGTACGCAACCTGGAAGAGATAAAAGGGGCCGGCGCTATAGAAATAAAATCAGATGGTAAACTGAATGTTAAAGACCTGAATATTAAATTATCAGGTGCAGGCAAGGTAGATCTTGACCTTAACGCGAATAACTTAACCACCAGGGGTTCAGGCGCTACCGAACTTATTTTGAAAGGGCAGGCATCCAGCCATAATGTTAATATTACCGGCAGTGGTAAATTAAACGCCTTTGATTTTGTGGTGGGTAAATATGATTTGGAAACCACCGGCGCAAGCGATTGCAAGATCAACGTGCTAACCGATCTGAATGTACATTCAACCGGCGCGGCCGATATCCAGTATAAAGGCAATCCAACCAATGTAAATACCAGCAAAACCGGCGCGGCAAGCATTAAAAAGGTTGATTGATTTCTATATAGAAAATTTGCCATTGCTGTAAGGAGCATAGCGACGTGGCAATCTCATAGGTAGGTCAGTATAGAGTGTCCTATAAGATTGCCGCGCTATCGCTTGCAATGACATATTTTAGAGTTTCCTTACCTCCAGGCACCCAGTATAGCACCCATCAGCACCAACGATACTACACTGTAGCCGCCGTTGATAAATATCAAACGCCAGCTTCGCAGTTCAAAAAGGCTGTGTATGGCAATGGCAGAGAAAGTCCAAACGCCTGCCAGGAAACCGGCCTGCGCTCCGGTTGTGGTGGTAGGGGCAGCTAAAAACGCGGCTAAATTTGCCGACATGATCAGCGAGAAGAAAGCCGTCATCCCGAAGGCGCGCGCTTTGTTACCTTTCCTGATCTCATCCTGGCTTAAACCAGTGTCCTTCATCCAGGTATTACCAAAAACCTTTGGCGAATACCATATACCGCCAACCATAAACGACGACAGCGCTGCTACAATAACAGCCAGCCAGTTAATTAATTTGGGATCCATAAATTGTTAAATTGTTTTAGGTGAATTACTGATTAAATATATGACTTATCAAGTAAATTAAAAACAATTGAATGATAATCACCCCTTTAAGGTGGCCGCTTATTAAAACTGTATCATAACCGTACATCAGGTGTAACACTTGCGTACACAATTGCGTCTTGTGATAAACATAAATAGCTAATAATCAGTTTATTGCTGCTGTGGTATAGCTTTAGGAGTATCGCGGTACACGTATCAGCTATCAATACCTTGTCAAAATGATCAAAAACTACATCAAAATAGCCTGGCGGAATATTAAAAGGCATAAAGGCTTTTCGCTTATCAACGCGGGTGGGCTATCTTTGGGTATGGCCAGCTGCCTTTTGCTGCTGCTATATGTGGGCTACCACTTCAATTTCGACAAGCAGTTTGATAACCTCGACCGTATTTATATTGTAGAGAACAACCAGCCCGGCGAGGACAAGATATATACTTTCTCAGCAACGCCGGCACCTATGGCCAATGCTATAAAAACGCAGGCACCGGGTGTGGAGGCCGTAAGCCGATTATGTTCATACACAGCCGGCGGGTTGATATCTTATAAGGATAATGGCCTGAAAAAATCGGGTGTTTTTGTGGATGCGTCATACTTTTCGATATTCAACTATAAGTTTTTGCAGGGCGATGCTGCCAAGGCCCTGGCACAACCTAACAGCATTGTGATCACGCAGGACCTGGCTATCGCTTTATTTGGTAAGGAGGAAGCGCTTAATAAAGTGATCAGGCGTAACGATAAAACGCCGCTTACAGTTACCGGTGTGATAGAAAATCCGGCACCTAATACCACTTTTCAGTTTGATTACCTGCTGCCATGGGCAGTGTTTGAGAACGAAGTATCCTGGGCTAAAACATCGGGCTGGGGCAGTAACTTTTGCCGCACTTTTGTTAAGTTAAAAGATGCAGCTGATTTTAAACCGGCCGATGGTGTAGTACGCAAACTTATCGCCCAAAATAATACCGGCGATAAGGCTGTTGCCATGCTTTTCCCTTATGGCGATATCCACCTGCACAATACTTTCGAGAATGGCAAATCGGTAGGCGGAATGATCAGCCAGCTGCATATTTTTGAGATCCTGGCATTTTGCATCCTGCTTATCGCCTGTGTGAATTTTATGAACCTGTCAACCGCCCGGTCGGAAGAACGCGCGCGTGAGGTGGGTATCCGCAAGGCTATTGGTTCGGGCCGTAACATGCTCATCTGGCAATTCATCAGCGAATCGGTGTTGTTATGTATTTTCTCCATGGTGGTAGCTGTCATCATTTTGGCGGCCGTGATCCCATCGTTCAATAACTTACTCAACATCAAATTGTCGCTGCCTTATCAGCAATGGTATTTCTGGGCAGGTTTGTTAAGTTTGGCGTTAGTTACAGGGCTTATTTCCGGCAGTTACCCGGCGTTTTACCTGTCATCCTTTAAACCGATAAAGGTTCTGAAAGGTACATTTAAGGCAGGTGCCAACGGCCTGCCGGTGCGTAAGGTATTAGTGGTGGTGCAGTTTGTGTTCGCCGTGTTTTTAATTTCATCAACCATCTGTATTTACAGGCAGATCAAATTTATCCAGGATAAAAGCATCGGTTACGATAAAAACAACCTGGTACAAATTAAGGCCGAGGGCAGCCTGGCCAATAAAAGCGAAGTGCTGATCAACCAGTTAAAAAGCGAAGGTATTATCACCCATGCCACTACGCTGCAACAGGATATCACCACCAATGGTAACAATACCTGGGATTTGGATTGGCCGGGCAAGCAGCCTAATAACCGCATCCTGTTCGATGCCTTTTTTACAGGATATGACCTGGTGCATACGGCCGGCCTGACCCTGGTTGCTGGTCGCGAGTTTTCTACCGAATACCCATCTGATACCGCCGGCACCACCATGATGATCAATGAAACAGCTGCAAAGGCCATGAACCTGGCGCATCCGGTTGGCTCTATTATTAAATATGGCAACAGGCCGGTAACCATTGTAGGTGTGTATAAGGATTTTGTATGGGGATCGCCTTATCAAAAAACGGCGCCCATGTTTAGCCAATGTATTGGCAGCAACGCCAGCGTGATAGCTATGCGCCTGAATAACAACAACAGCATCAGCCATAATATTGAGGCTATTGAAAAGCAAATGAAGCTGATCAACCCCGCTTATCCACCCGTAGTGAAATTTGTAGATGCTGATTTTGAAGCTAAATTTCAAAACGAGAAGTTACTGGGTACGCTGGCTAACCTGTTTGGCGGTTTAGCCATTGTAATCTCCTGCTTAGGGCTATTCGGTTTGGCCGCTTATGCTGCCGAGCAGCGCACCAAGGAGATAGGCGTTCGTAAAGTACTGGGCGCAAGTGTAAGCAGTCTTGTAGCCCTGCTATCGAAGGATTTTTTGAAGCTGGTGGGTATAGCCATTGCCTTAGCAGTGCCGCTATCGATATGGTCGCTTAATAAATGGCTGCAAAATTACGAGTACCATATCGGCATCAGCTGGTGGATATTGGCCATGGCGGGTATGATCACCATCATGATCGCTTTAATAACGGTAAGTTTTCAGGCCATAAAGGCGGCGTTAAGTAACCCGGTAAAGAGTTTAAGGAGTGAATAAAAAATAGTCCGGAAGCAATATAGAAAATAACGTCTTCCGGATTTGCGGACTTTCGGAGAAAACGAAGAAATATGATCAAAAATTACTTTAAAACCGCGTGGCGGAGTTTGTGGAAGCATCCTAAAACAACAGTGATCAACCTGGTAGGGTTAACCGTTGGCATTGTAGCCGCGGTGCTGATAACCCTTTGGGTGCAGAACGAATTGAGTTACGATCGCTATCATAAGGATGCCGGTAACATTTATCGTATAAAAACCATCTTAAAGCTATCGCCGCAGCAAACCTGGATCTGGGAAACCTCATCGCATAACCTGGGCGAGTTCGCGCAAAAACAACTGCCGCAGATAACGCAGGTTGCCCGTGTTTCCACTGCCTACGGAGGTTTGCTTTTAGATTATAACAATAAGCAGCTAAAGGAAAAACACTGCGCCTATGTAGATGAGCAATGGTTTAACATGTTTCACTACGATTTTGTGGAGGGCAACGAAGCTGCCTTTAACAAAGATCCATACAGTTTAATTTTAACCGAATCGACCGCTAAAAAGTATTTTGGCCGGGGAGAAGCTATCGGGCGCGTTATCAGGATAGACACCATTAACTATAAGGTGCAGGCGGTGTTGAAGGATAACCCCACCAACTCCAGCTTTCAGTTTGATGTTTTACTGCCCAATGCCGCGCGGACTGCTACCGCCAAGGCTAAAAAGAACGATCTTTCCTGGGGAAATTATAACTATCAAACCTATTTAAAGCTGAAGCCCGGCAGCAATACCGAAAAGTTAGGTAAAGCTTTAACCACCATACAACG comes from Mucilaginibacter mali and encodes:
- a CDS encoding energy transducer TonB, which gives rise to MLKYLLIFFCVIGCSQVKAQSTANDPARDEFIDDMAKFAKKQSFVQEIPRFKGGAGDLYDYLQSHIIYPPEARKEQLSAQVFVSFLIDWKTGLPKEVKIVQSSNKIFEAETLRLIKAMPAWTPAKQNGTSVGMILTIPVYFHLD
- a CDS encoding RNA-binding domain-containing protein, translating into MNIKKLIFEGEGVTLDFKKTITRCEKIAKTMVAFANNQGGRLLIGVADDGSIKGVKFEEEEKYMITRAANFFIRPALEPVFEEVYVDDKLVLIVNIENSTTKPHYALGEDGKWWVYVRVKDKSVLASKIVVDVLKRSAEEQGVLINYSANEQTLMQYLEHNSRIDIKEFCKLLTISRKNAQRILVNLILSGVISIHTTEKEEYYTAAV
- a CDS encoding GNAT family N-acetyltransferase, which gives rise to MDATELTAKGFHISTDNSLLDFDTICNFLQNDSYWAKGIPPERLRLSIDNALCFGIYDVKKQIGFARVITDKATFAYIADVFVLDEYRGMGLSKWLMQTIMAHPDLQGLRRWSLATADAHGLYEQFGFTVISKPERWMEIFSPYLTQQN
- a CDS encoding PaaI family thioesterase, which translates into the protein MIVSEKTLKWAIRFYPPLFFQRIWVKSFAPGFKGVSVNIRKSIFNKNYNNSIFGGTLFAAADPFYPLLFHQLFLRRGHQVIVWLKSAQIQYLKPATTHLHFDIMLDDATIAEAEHMLMTEGKFIKTFTVEIFNTQGELCVTVQTEAYARKLN
- a CDS encoding adenylyltransferase/cytidyltransferase family protein; this encodes MFERIRSKVVDNKGLAALRAQNQQKKIVFCSGCYDILQSGHAVFFNHARQFGDILVVGVGRDATLTALKGPGRPVNPENNRVYLVAALQDVDYAVLNDHTIGAGKIDFKEVLTALRPDIFILNDDDSAIAIKQQMCDELGITIQLVGRDVPPELKATSTSNIINKINHSYKAALRIDFSGGWTDVPYIMHGKKGYVSNVAIKPVIELKNGNFNFSGYPRGSGLSTSTAVKLLELISARNYNAEAKTLTDIAEDLFNLENKELNWAIGRQDQYGIVFGGFHCFESGDDYSKPIEVAVSKETLEGFRKNLLLLHTGISRNAQSAVEQVYENHDTPEGREALDIIGDCGYKFAHALAGADYMECARLMERNWNAQKQLASASTNETLDQMYAFAKENGAHGGKICGAGGGGAFVFYCQDPFELKQAMKRKFVDCFEIDFEFEYSNIKQLNSL
- a CDS encoding OmpA/MotB family protein, with protein sequence MKLKFILPALALTAVLAQGCVSNKKYAELQASYNKLQDDTRDLNVKYQTSQQQLSGANSRVKSLEDQIAEARRNQSALQAALDKCLASGSQGNMNVSKLVDEINASNKYIKHLIEVKSKSDSLNMVLTNNLTRSLSREEMKDVDVQVLKGVVYISLSDNMLYKSGSYEISDKAGATLSKIAKIIMDYQGYDVLIEGNTDNVPIMQTNIRNNWDLSALRASSVVQALQKNYNVDPKRLTAGGRGEYNPLTDNTTDAGKARNRRTQIIITPKLDQFMELIGKAPATATEQK
- a CDS encoding head GIN domain-containing protein, encoding MKTLKLKILLAGLACVTAFSSCMMNCVHGSGNQITESRKVADFTSIDISGGYDIVLKQDSSLSLKITADDNVMQYLRTEVNGDKLKINTKKNICAKKAISVVIGVRNLEEIKGAGAIEIKSDGKLNVKDLNIKLSGAGKVDLDLNANNLTTRGSGATELILKGQASSHNVNITGSGKLNAFDFVVGKYDLETTGASDCKINVLTDLNVHSTGAADIQYKGNPTNVNTSKTGAASIKKVD
- a CDS encoding DUF1761 domain-containing protein; the encoded protein is MDPKLINWLAVIVAALSSFMVGGIWYSPKVFGNTWMKDTGLSQDEIRKGNKARAFGMTAFFSLIMSANLAAFLAAPTTTTGAQAGFLAGVWTFSAIAIHSLFELRSWRLIFINGGYSVVSLVLMGAILGAWR
- a CDS encoding ABC transporter permease, with translation MIKNYIKIAWRNIKRHKGFSLINAGGLSLGMASCLLLLLYVGYHFNFDKQFDNLDRIYIVENNQPGEDKIYTFSATPAPMANAIKTQAPGVEAVSRLCSYTAGGLISYKDNGLKKSGVFVDASYFSIFNYKFLQGDAAKALAQPNSIVITQDLAIALFGKEEALNKVIRRNDKTPLTVTGVIENPAPNTTFQFDYLLPWAVFENEVSWAKTSGWGSNFCRTFVKLKDAADFKPADGVVRKLIAQNNTGDKAVAMLFPYGDIHLHNTFENGKSVGGMISQLHIFEILAFCILLIACVNFMNLSTARSEERAREVGIRKAIGSGRNMLIWQFISESVLLCIFSMVVAVIILAAVIPSFNNLLNIKLSLPYQQWYFWAGLLSLALVTGLISGSYPAFYLSSFKPIKVLKGTFKAGANGLPVRKVLVVVQFVFAVFLISSTICIYRQIKFIQDKSIGYDKNNLVQIKAEGSLANKSEVLINQLKSEGIITHATTLQQDITTNGNNTWDLDWPGKQPNNRILFDAFFTGYDLVHTAGLTLVAGREFSTEYPSDTAGTTMMINETAAKAMNLAHPVGSIIKYGNRPVTIVGVYKDFVWGSPYQKTAPMFSQCIGSNASVIAMRLNNNNSISHNIEAIEKQMKLINPAYPPVVKFVDADFEAKFQNEKLLGTLANLFGGLAIVISCLGLFGLAAYAAEQRTKEIGVRKVLGASVSSLVALLSKDFLKLVGIAIALAVPLSIWSLNKWLQNYEYHIGISWWILAMAGMITIMIALITVSFQAIKAALSNPVKSLRSE